Proteins from one Hemicordylus capensis ecotype Gifberg chromosome 7, rHemCap1.1.pri, whole genome shotgun sequence genomic window:
- the ZNF574 gene encoding zinc finger protein 574, protein MMAESAEETLLYVEHRYVCSECSQQFSSLEEALVHQQSHLCSQEQQYEVVGLAEAGLVASGEAGLYQTVTVQESQYQCLECGQILLSPGQLLEHQEMHLKMVTQEPEPVLKPLSSSQIHYECIECKALFNSQDVWLAHRQTHRKPPEPPAPPPQSHALVNLEHSYRKPEDGTESGGAVQLLLYECGECFQLFQSTADFLEHQTMHHVIAPPPGPRAREQPVPSSAEPKDPLPPPPLSLMGVHNGAVAPPAPPSVTATDHSYELKNTPGDQTPRKVKQAAKEHSCTECEQPFPSAHKLQLHMKSHRQGTFKCPLCSKVLASPAELEKHREEHSGESRFLCVDCGLGFGTEAVLLSHRRTHSSNPLYRCACGKTFINMTKFLYHRRSHSANSTQIHELPASPSEDQHLEDEPSEPPELPEEQQEVIPLAIICSVDNVAAVVDSNAKEQKSEEFQCPMCSKTFPKQAQLSRHQRFAHKMERRHKCLTCGKMFKKKSHMRNHLLTHTGERPYHCKECGKSFNSPANLQRHRLTHTGERPYRCDICQKCFTQSSTLQQHLLVHSRHYPYKCQECGSVFHRPYRLLMHRYHHTGEYPYKCQTCGRSFLLRRLLEVHQLSHTGQQPHRCTSGCGAAFVTAEQLKEHKCGKMSRHFECSVCGKKVGSTAQLRAHERLHGDIQAPEGVEEEPPMLEPPPPRPRRPTCPKTFECGDCKKLFSTETSLQVHRRIHTGERPYPCPDCGKAFRQSTHLKDHLRLHTGEKPFKCDECGKAFTIAVRLAEHKRIHTGERPYNCDACGKAYRSFSNLWKHRKMHQQQRLQHEQEVMAEAVAAAAAAAAAAATATSSAASSSNEPVYSNTVTIMETIPVVETIEIYPTDAGVHFENIQVENVQIGGV, encoded by the coding sequence ATGATGGCAGAATCAGCTGAAGAAACACTGTTATACGTGGAGCATCGCTATGTCTGCTCCGAATGCAGCCAGCAGTttagctccttggaagaagccCTGGTACATCAGCAGAGCCACCTATGCTCCCAAGAGCAGCAGTATGAGGTGGTGGGGCTGGCGGAAGCTGGGCTGGTGGCAAGTGGCGAGGCTGGTCTCTATCAGACCGTGACTGTGCAGGAGAGCCAGTACCAGTGTCTGGAGTGTGGCCAGATCCTCCTCTCTCCAGGTCAGTTGCTGGAACACCAGGAGATGCACCTCAAGATGGTGACCCAGGAGCCAGAGCCCGTGCTGAAACCTCTGAGCTCCAGTCAGATCCACTATGAGTGCATAGAATGCAAGGCTCTATTCAACAGTCAGGATGTGTGGCTTGCCCACCGGCAGACCCACCGCAAACCTCCAGAGCCACCAGCCCCTCCTCCTCAGAGCCATGCACTAGTAAACCTGGAGCACTCGTACCGGAAGCCGGAAGATGGGACCGAGTCGGGCGGAGCAGTGCAGCTGCTGCTCTACGAGTGTGGAGAGTGTTTCCAGTTGTTCCAGTCAACAGCAGACTTCCTAGAGCACCAAACCATGCACCACGTCATTGCACCACCCCCTGGGCCTCGAGCCAGAGAGCAGCCCGTGCCCTCCTCTGCAGAGCCCAAGGATCCACTACCGCCACCGCCACTAAGCTTAATGGGTGTTCACAACGGGGCGGTGGCCCCACCAGCCCCGCCCAGCGTTACGGCCACCGATCACAGCTATGAGCTGAAGAATACCCCGGGGGATCAGACCCCCCGCAAAGTGAAGCAGGCCGCCAAGGAGCACTCGTGCACCGAGTGTGAGCAGCCGTTCCCTTCCGCCCACAAGCTCCAGCTGCACATGAAGAGCCATCGGCAAGGTACCTTCAAGTGCCCGCTCTGCAGCAAAGTGCTGGCGTCTCCAGCAGAACTTGAGAAGCACCGGGAGGAGCACAGCGGGGAGTCGCGCTTCCTGTGTGTGGACTGCGGTCTGGGATTTGGCACCGAGGCCGTGCTGTTGTCCCACCGCCGCACGCACTCTTCGAACCCCCTGTACCGCTGCGCTTGCGGGAAGACCTTCATCAATATGACCAAGTTCCTCTACCATCGGCGCTCCCACAGTGCCAATTCAACCCAGATCCATGAGTTGCCTGCCTCTCCTTCTGAGGACCAGCATCTTGAGGACGAGCCCTCTGAGCCCCCAGAGCTGCCCGAGGAACAGCAAGAAGTGATTCCGTTGGCCATCATCTGCTCCGTGGACAACGTCGCCGCTGTTGTTGACAGCAACGCCAAGGAGCAGAAGTCTGAGGAGTTCCAGTGCCCCATGTGTAGCAAGACCTTCCCCAAGCAGGCGCAGCTGTCCCGCCACCAGCGCTTTGCTCACAAGATGGAGCGCCGCCACAAGTGTCTGACCTGCGGCAAGATGTTCAAGAAGAAGTCCCACATGCGCAACCACCTCCTGACCCACACTGGGGAAAGGCCGTATCACTGcaaggagtgtgggaagagcttcaactCTCCAGCCAACTTGCAGCGCCACCGCCTGACGCACACGGGGGAGCGTCCTTACCGCTGTGACATCTGCCAGAAGTGCTTCACGCAGTCGTCCACCCTGCAGCAGCACCTCCTGGTGCACAGCCGCCACTACCCTTACAAGTGTCAGGAGTGTGGCAGCGTCTTCCACCGGCCTTACCGCCTGCTCATGCACCGCTACCACCACACGGGGGAGTACCCCTACAAGTGCCAGACCTGTGGCCGTTCCTTCCTGCTTCGCCGCCTGCTGGAGGTCCACCAGCTGAGCCACACGGGCCAGCAGCCCCATCGCTGCACGTCTGgctgcggggctgcctttgtcacCGCCGAGCAGCTGAAGGAGCACAAATGTGGCAAGATGAGCCGCCACTTTGAGTGCTCCGTCTGCGGCAAGAAAGTTGGCTCGACTGCGCAGCTGAGGGCCCACGAACGGCTCCACGGGGACATCCAGGCTCCAGAAGGGGTGGAAGAGGAGCCCCCGATGCTCGAACCGCCCCCGCCCCGGCCCCGGCGCCCCACCTGCCCCAAGACTTTTGAATGCGGTGACTGCAAGAAACTGTTCAGCACGGAGACGTCACTGCAGGTCCACCGCCGCATCCACACCGGTGAGCGCCCCTATCCTTGCCCGGATTGTGGGAAGGCCTTCCGGCAGTCCACGCACCTCAAGGATCACCTGCGCCTGCACACGGGGGAGAAGCCCTTCAAATGTGACGAGTGTGGGAAAGCGTTCACCATAGCTGTGCGCCTGGCTGAGCACAAGCGGATTCACACAGGCGAGCGCCCGTACAATTGTGATGCTTGTGGCAAGGCGTACCGCTCCTTCTCCAACCTCTGGAAGCACCGCAAGATGCATCAGCAGCAGCGCTTGCAGCACGAGCAAGAGGTCATGGCAGAAGCTGttgctgcggccgccgccgctgctgccgcagcagcaacagcaacttcatcagccgcctcctcctccaacGAGCCAGTCTACAGCAACACCGTTACTATTATGGAGACCATCCCAGTGGTGGAAACCATTGAAATCTACCCAACTGATGCAGGGGTTCACTTTGAAAACATCCAGGTGGAGAATGTCCAGATTGGGGGAGTTtga